A region of the Kribbella sp. NBC_01245 genome:
CGCCCCGCAGATCCTCGGCCGGGCCTTCCTGCGCGCCTCGGCCCATCTGTCGTGTCCGCGATTCCTGGTCATGCTCACGTCCGGAGCGGCCAGAACGCCGTACCCCGGCTGGTCGTCGTACGCCGCGGGCAAGGCCTCGGTCGATCACTGGGTCCGGACCGTCGGTGCGGAGCAGGGGCCGGCCGGTTGCCAGGTCGTCGCGGTGGGGCCGGGTGTGGTCGATACCGACATGCAAGCGGTGATCCGGCAGGCCGACTTCCCGGCGGCCGGGCGTTTCCGCGAACTGGCCGAGACGGGTGGTCTGAGCAGTCCGGCCGAGGCTGCGGCGGGGATCTGGTCGGTGCTCGGCAGAGGCCTTCCGAACGGCTCCGTGGTGGACCTTCGTACGCTCGCCTGACCCAGGTTAGCGGGCAACATAGTGGCTCCGGCGAATTGATCGTCAGCGACACGCCGTGGGATCCGGCCATAGCTTCCAGGTGATGACTTCCCTTACATGGAAGGGATTCCGGCCATTCGGTGACTGAGTCACCTTTGTTGCCTTCAGCCCGTAACGATCCAGGGATGCCTTCGTTGGTGTTGGAGTCAGCAGATGTCCGGCTGACGAATTTGCTCATTCCAAGGGCATGGCAGCCGCTGGGGGATTTTCCGGTGGCTGATCGTGCTGGAATCCGGAGGTTTTTTTCATGGAGCAAGGGGCGAAGCAGCGCCGCGCAGGCGCGCTTCCCAAGTCCGGTCGTGCGGCCGTGGCGTTCGTAGCGATGGCATCGTCCGCCGCGCTCGGGTTCGCCACGCTGTCGACCGCATCGGCAGTGGAGGTTCGTTCGGCGGGCTCGGTGGTCGCCGAATCGCAGTCCACCACGCTCGTCGACGCGAACTTCAACGCGGGCAAGGCCGGTTGGCAGGGCTACCAGGAGTACTCGGTGGGCTGTTTTGCCAACGGTGTCACCTGCGCGAAGATCGACAACGTTTACAAGGCCAACGGCGGCAAGAACGGCGCTGGCGACGGTTTCCTGCAGTTCAAGGGCAACTCGCCGGCCGTCTTCCCGTGGTTCTACGGGCAGGCGTCGTACTCGGTCTGGCGTTCGCCGGAGTTCACTTTCAACGCGTCTGACGCCAAGGCGATGAAGCTGAACTTCGACTGGCGCGCAACGATGGTGTCGTACGCCATCGGCTGGAACGGTCTGCAGGTCGAGCTGCTCGACTCGGAGAACCGCGTTGTGAAGACGGCCATGCCGGCTCGCCTCTCGGTGCCGACCAACAACTGGTCGCACTACGAGGTCGCGCTCGACGGCCAGTCGGACCTGAAGGACGGCGAGCAGTACCGGCTGTCCTTCGTGGCCATCAACTACACGGGTCCGTCGGCCGCCACCCTGGGCCATCACGACCTCGACAACGTCAAGCTCGAGGCCACCAACGACCCGTCGGTCGACCCGGTGCTGCAGTGCCGTGACAACTACAACACCCACGAAGAGGCCATGGACGCCGCGCTCACGGAAGGTGCGGGCAGCTTCTGCTCCGTCACCGAGCCCGCGGGCAACGCGCTGAAGCCGGCCTCGAAGATCGTGGACGCGCTGGCCAAGCAGGAGGGCATCGCCGACCTGCTGAAGTCCGGCAACGGCGCCTTCATCGTGACCGACAAGTTCACCGGCCACGTGGCCGCGTGGG
Encoded here:
- a CDS encoding SDR family NAD(P)-dependent oxidoreductase, whose translation is MSLVWISGASGGIGAALAAAVPFDGARVIDISRRGGTTDEHFAADLADPAAWPLVERHFVDELQRYDGPRAVFVHNAGTINPIGSADEVDPDEYTRAVLLNSAAPQILGRAFLRASAHLSCPRFLVMLTSGAARTPYPGWSSYAAGKASVDHWVRTVGAEQGPAGCQVVAVGPGVVDTDMQAVIRQADFPAAGRFRELAETGGLSSPAEAAAGIWSVLGRGLPNGSVVDLRTLA